In the Cryptosporangium minutisporangium genome, one interval contains:
- a CDS encoding GNAT family N-acetyltransferase gives MQHTETPVTRPVARVLETPHDLAAAFEVFRIALVGIPRWPGEITAIHEPGRTFGGYVDDELVGTACAFSTRIVVPGGARLPHLAVTRVGVLPTHTRRGVARALMNAQLSDARQRGVPIATLRAAEGGIYERYGYGVAGWNQVVEVAARRAAFRAGVPLGGPVRLARPDERWPLQRRIYERVDPGWIGAISRTDEWWATRRVRAEEDKQEPHVVVHGRPGAETGYARYHAASGPDEPGAVEVDDLVAADDVTRAALLRYLFTIDLVDTVRFGALALDDPLRLMLVDERPVRTVAVEDEIWLRLVDVPAALAARSYRGSGEIVVGVTDPVLPENSGSYWISASGVKPTTAAPHLTVGVATLGALYLGGTRWAQLAAVGRVEVAEPGALAVADELFATDAAPFCGTFF, from the coding sequence GTGCAGCACACAGAAACCCCAGTCACCCGGCCGGTAGCGCGCGTCCTCGAGACACCTCACGATCTCGCTGCGGCGTTCGAGGTGTTCCGGATCGCGCTGGTCGGCATCCCGCGATGGCCCGGTGAGATCACCGCGATCCACGAGCCCGGCCGCACGTTCGGCGGCTACGTCGACGACGAACTCGTCGGCACGGCCTGCGCCTTCAGCACCCGGATCGTGGTTCCCGGCGGCGCCCGGCTGCCCCACCTGGCGGTGACCCGGGTGGGCGTACTGCCGACCCACACCCGCCGCGGGGTGGCGCGCGCCCTGATGAACGCCCAGCTCTCCGACGCGCGGCAGCGCGGCGTCCCGATCGCCACCCTGCGCGCGGCGGAGGGCGGCATCTACGAGCGGTACGGCTACGGGGTGGCCGGGTGGAACCAGGTGGTCGAGGTCGCCGCCCGCCGGGCGGCGTTCCGGGCGGGCGTCCCGCTCGGCGGCCCGGTGCGGCTGGCCCGACCGGACGAGCGCTGGCCGCTCCAGCGCCGGATCTACGAGCGGGTCGACCCGGGGTGGATCGGGGCGATCTCCCGCACCGACGAGTGGTGGGCCACCCGCCGGGTGCGGGCCGAGGAAGACAAGCAGGAGCCGCATGTCGTCGTCCACGGGCGGCCCGGAGCGGAGACCGGGTACGCCCGGTACCACGCCGCCTCCGGACCGGACGAACCGGGCGCGGTGGAGGTCGACGATCTCGTCGCGGCCGACGACGTGACCCGGGCCGCGCTGCTGCGGTACCTGTTCACGATCGATCTGGTGGACACCGTGCGGTTCGGGGCGCTGGCGCTCGACGATCCGCTGCGGCTGATGCTCGTCGACGAGCGACCGGTCCGCACGGTCGCGGTCGAGGACGAGATCTGGCTGCGGCTGGTCGACGTACCGGCCGCGCTGGCCGCCCGGTCGTACCGGGGGAGCGGTGAGATCGTCGTCGGGGTCACCGATCCGGTGCTCCCGGAGAACTCCGGGTCGTACTGGATCAGCGCGTCCGGCGTGAAGCCGACGACCGCGGCGCCGCACCTCACCGTCGGTGTCGCGACGCTCGGCGCGCTCTACCTCGGCGGGACGCGCTGGGCGCAGCTGGCCGCCGTCGGTCGGGTCGAGGTGGCCGAGCCCGGGGCGCTCGCCGTCGCCGACGAGTTGTTCGCTACCGACGCCGCCCCGTTCTGCGGCACGTTCTTCTGA